A genomic stretch from Antarcticibacterium flavum includes:
- the lepA gene encoding translation elongation factor 4: MKNIRNFCIIAHIDHGKSTLADRLLDFTGSVTDREKQEQLLDSMDLERERGITIKSHAIQMNYTYKGEEYILNLIDTPGHVDFSYEVSRSIAACEGALLVVDAAQSIQAQTISNLYLALENDLTIIPVLNKVDLPSANPEVVKDDIVDLLGCDYEEIIPASAKTGLGIEEILSAIIERIPAPTGKVDAPLRALIFDSVYNPFRGVETYFRVINGSIKKGQNIKFVATNKDYFADEVGTLRLKQFPRQEIKTGDVGYLITGIKDAREVKVGDTITDAKNPTTEAVAGFEDVKPMVFAGIYPVDTEDYEDLRSSMEKLQLNDASLVFTPESSAALGFGFRCGFLGMLHLEIIQERLEREFDMTVITTVPNVSYHAYTHKNPTEAILVNNPTDLPEPSRLERVEEPFIKASIITKSDFVGPVMSLCIEKRGQITNQTYLTPERVELNFDMPLAEIVFDFYDRLKTVSKGYASFDYSPIGMRASKLVKVDVLLNGSVVDALSALLHVDNAYDIGKKMCEKLKELIPRQQFDIPIQAAIGAKIIARETVKALRKDVTAKCYGGDISRKRKLLEKQKKGKKRMRQVGNVEIPQEAFMAVLKLND, from the coding sequence ATGAAGAACATACGTAACTTTTGTATAATCGCCCATATTGACCACGGAAAAAGTACCCTGGCCGACAGGCTGCTGGATTTTACGGGCTCTGTGACAGACCGTGAAAAGCAGGAGCAACTATTGGACAGTATGGACCTGGAACGGGAGCGTGGGATCACTATTAAGAGCCACGCCATCCAGATGAATTATACTTATAAGGGCGAAGAATATATTCTTAATCTTATTGATACCCCGGGCCACGTGGATTTCTCTTATGAGGTATCCCGTTCAATTGCAGCCTGTGAAGGGGCGTTACTGGTAGTTGATGCTGCACAAAGCATACAGGCCCAAACAATTTCCAATCTGTATCTGGCACTGGAGAATGACCTTACGATCATCCCGGTACTGAATAAAGTAGATCTTCCAAGTGCAAACCCTGAGGTTGTAAAGGATGACATTGTTGACCTATTAGGTTGTGATTATGAGGAGATCATTCCTGCCAGTGCAAAGACAGGTTTGGGCATTGAGGAAATACTTTCAGCAATTATAGAAAGGATACCGGCTCCTACAGGAAAAGTAGATGCACCTTTACGTGCCCTTATTTTTGATTCGGTTTACAACCCTTTTAGAGGAGTGGAAACTTATTTTAGAGTGATCAATGGTTCGATTAAAAAAGGCCAGAATATTAAATTTGTCGCTACAAATAAAGACTATTTTGCAGATGAGGTTGGTACCTTAAGATTAAAACAATTCCCACGCCAGGAGATCAAAACCGGGGATGTGGGCTATCTTATTACGGGGATCAAAGATGCCCGCGAGGTGAAAGTGGGTGATACCATAACAGATGCGAAAAATCCAACAACAGAAGCGGTAGCAGGTTTTGAAGATGTGAAGCCTATGGTATTCGCGGGAATTTACCCTGTGGATACAGAGGATTATGAAGACCTAAGGTCTTCTATGGAAAAACTCCAGCTTAACGATGCTTCGCTGGTGTTCACCCCGGAAAGTTCTGCCGCGCTTGGATTCGGTTTCCGTTGCGGATTTTTAGGAATGCTCCACCTGGAGATCATCCAGGAAAGGCTGGAAAGGGAGTTTGACATGACCGTAATTACCACGGTTCCAAACGTATCTTATCACGCTTATACCCATAAAAACCCAACAGAGGCCATCCTCGTAAATAACCCTACGGACCTTCCTGAACCATCTCGCCTGGAAAGAGTAGAAGAACCATTTATTAAAGCCAGTATTATTACCAAATCAGATTTTGTAGGCCCCGTGATGTCCCTTTGTATTGAAAAACGCGGACAAATCACTAATCAAACCTATCTTACACCTGAAAGGGTAGAACTCAATTTTGATATGCCCCTGGCAGAGATCGTTTTCGATTTCTATGACAGGCTAAAAACCGTTTCAAAAGGTTATGCATCCTTTGATTATTCCCCAATAGGTATGAGGGCTTCCAAACTTGTTAAGGTAGATGTACTGCTTAACGGAAGTGTAGTAGATGCACTTTCAGCTTTATTACACGTTGACAATGCCTACGATATTGGGAAAAAAATGTGTGAAAAACTGAAGGAGTTGATCCCCAGGCAACAATTTGATATTCCTATACAGGCAGCGATTGGCGCCAAGATCATCGCAAGAGAAACTGTAAAGGCTTTAAGAAAGGATGTTACAGCCAAATGTTACGGGGGAGATATTTCGAGGAAAAGAAAACTTCTTGAGAAGCAGAAAAAAGGAAAGAAAAGAATGCGCCAGGTTGGAAATGTAGAGATCCCGCAGGAAGCATTTATGGCGGTACTTAAACTTAATGATTAA
- a CDS encoding sugar MFS transporter, with protein sequence MKNPSTTTGPATTPGETTRSIIIIGALFFIFGFVTWLNSVLIPYLKIACELNNFQSYFVVTAFYISYLVMALPSAWVLQKTGYKKGMSLGLIVMAVGAVIFIPAAYSRAYELFLLGLFVQGTGLALLQTASNPYVVVLGPAESAAKRISIMGICNKVAGVLAPIVLGAILFTTGDNLVDTIDALQGTEKIAALDELAQRVITPYLAMMAILLLLSALVYFSSLPEVDADAEDEELAKANLNKTSIFQFPHLFLGTFALFLYVGVEVIAGDTIISYANEAHGIPLNEAKFFASFTLGAMIVGYVIGIFTIPKYISQENALKVSAILGLLFGFIAIFGDGFISVMAIALLGIANALVWPAIWPMALAGLGRFTKVGSSFLIMAIAGGAILPPVYGYFADWDPQLAYWVLIPCYLYILFFATKGHTIGRRI encoded by the coding sequence ATGAAAAACCCTTCCACTACAACTGGACCTGCCACAACTCCGGGAGAAACCACGCGCTCGATTATTATCATTGGCGCCCTGTTTTTTATTTTTGGTTTTGTAACTTGGTTGAATTCGGTTTTGATACCCTATTTAAAAATTGCCTGTGAACTCAATAATTTCCAGTCCTATTTTGTGGTTACGGCCTTTTATATTTCCTACCTGGTCATGGCGCTGCCCTCTGCCTGGGTACTTCAAAAAACCGGATATAAAAAGGGGATGTCCCTGGGGCTTATAGTGATGGCGGTGGGAGCAGTCATCTTTATTCCCGCTGCCTATTCCAGGGCGTACGAATTATTCCTGCTTGGGCTATTTGTGCAGGGAACCGGCCTGGCGCTTCTTCAAACAGCTTCCAATCCATATGTGGTTGTTCTTGGGCCTGCAGAGAGTGCAGCGAAGAGGATAAGCATTATGGGGATTTGTAATAAAGTTGCCGGGGTACTGGCGCCAATTGTACTGGGCGCTATCCTCTTTACTACAGGTGACAACCTGGTTGATACCATTGATGCTTTACAGGGAACAGAAAAGATTGCGGCACTGGATGAACTCGCGCAAAGAGTGATCACTCCTTACCTGGCGATGATGGCAATACTTCTTCTCCTAAGTGCCCTGGTATATTTTTCATCTTTGCCAGAGGTTGATGCAGATGCTGAAGATGAAGAACTGGCAAAGGCAAACCTAAATAAAACAAGTATTTTCCAGTTCCCACATCTTTTCCTGGGCACGTTTGCTTTATTTCTTTATGTAGGTGTTGAGGTAATTGCAGGAGATACAATTATAAGTTATGCCAATGAGGCACACGGCATTCCGCTTAATGAAGCTAAATTCTTTGCAAGTTTTACACTGGGAGCTATGATCGTGGGATATGTTATAGGGATTTTTACAATTCCAAAATACATAAGTCAGGAAAACGCTCTCAAAGTTTCCGCTATTCTGGGACTTCTTTTTGGATTTATAGCAATATTTGGGGACGGATTTATTTCAGTAATGGCCATTGCCCTGCTAGGAATTGCCAATGCTCTTGTATGGCCGGCAATTTGGCCTATGGCCCTTGCAGGACTGGGCAGATTTACCAAGGTTGGATCCTCGTTTTTAATAATGGCTATTGCAGGTGGCGCTATACTTCCACCGGTATATGGCTATTTCGCCGACTGGGATCCGCAACTGGCCTATTGGGTCCTGATACCTTGTTACCTATACATCCTGTTTTTTGCTACTAAAGGGCATACGATAGGACGTCGTATTTAA